The following are from one region of the Rhodospirillaceae bacterium genome:
- a CDS encoding ornithine cyclodeaminase family protein, producing MPPEPATRAGRPDPAGHAAAAGAAAKVRIPVLSDEVCARLVSRQDAFEAVEAVFAATAAGAARNFPVVREAIGHGDALYGFKSGFDRSRLVLGVKSGGYWPGNSDRGLARHQSTVFLFDADTGQLKALVAGNHLTAIRTGAASAVSIAQLARKDARVLGIVGAGHQAPFQLRAAAEQRDFERVVAWSPHRRALPELAGVAEEAGLPFEAVGAEELAALADVIVTITSSFAPLLKADWIRPGTHLACMGTDTRGKQEVEPALLAAASVFTDEVAQSVSIGEAQHAFAAGTIAESAITPLGAVIDGTHPGRTSDAEITLFDGTGVGLQDLAVADLALRRSAGQGGIAFVEL from the coding sequence ATGCCGCCGGAACCGGCCACGCGGGCCGGCCGGCCGGATCCCGCGGGACACGCCGCGGCTGCGGGCGCCGCAGCGAAGGTCCGGATCCCGGTCCTCTCGGACGAGGTCTGCGCCCGGCTGGTCAGCCGGCAGGACGCGTTCGAGGCGGTCGAGGCGGTCTTCGCCGCCACCGCGGCGGGCGCGGCCCGGAACTTTCCGGTCGTGCGCGAGGCGATCGGCCATGGCGATGCGCTCTACGGCTTCAAGTCCGGCTTCGACCGGTCGCGGCTCGTCCTGGGCGTCAAATCCGGCGGCTACTGGCCCGGCAATTCCGACCGGGGCCTGGCCAGGCACCAGTCGACGGTCTTTCTGTTCGACGCCGATACCGGGCAATTGAAGGCATTGGTCGCCGGCAACCACCTGACCGCGATCCGGACGGGCGCTGCTTCGGCCGTTTCCATCGCGCAGCTGGCCCGCAAGGATGCCCGTGTGCTGGGCATCGTCGGCGCCGGCCACCAGGCGCCCTTCCAGCTGCGCGCCGCGGCCGAGCAGCGCGATTTCGAGCGGGTGGTCGCCTGGAGCCCCCATCGCAGGGCGTTGCCGGAGCTGGCCGGGGTTGCGGAGGAGGCCGGCCTGCCGTTCGAGGCGGTCGGCGCCGAGGAGCTTGCCGCCCTGGCGGACGTCATCGTCACCATAACCTCCTCCTTCGCCCCGCTCCTGAAGGCGGACTGGATCAGGCCCGGAACGCATCTGGCCTGCATGGGGACCGACACCAGGGGCAAGCAGGAAGTCGAACCGGCGCTGCTCGCAGCCGCCTCCGTTTTTACCGACGAGGTCGCCCAGTCCGTCTCGATCGGCGAGGCGCAGCACGCCTTCGCCGCGGGGACGATCGCCGAGAGCGCCATCACGCCGCTCGGCGCCGTGATCGACGGGACGCATCCCGGCCGTACGTCGGACGCGGAGATCACCCTGTTCGACGGCACCGGCGTCGGCTTGCAGGACCTGGCCGTCGCCGATCTTGCGCTG